In one Lycium barbarum isolate Lr01 chromosome 7, ASM1917538v2, whole genome shotgun sequence genomic region, the following are encoded:
- the LOC132603791 gene encoding bidirectional sugar transporter SWEET7-like isoform X2, protein MVFNKEIARFAVGNIISLILFLSPLPTFVRIWKKKSVEQFSPVPYLATFVNCGLWVLYGIPLVHPRSILVVTINGTGLAIFVVYLMLFLLYSERPKRMKIFLIIVGEIIFLASLAILVLTLVQTHKKRSTIVGSICMAGNIFMYASPPAIMKLVMTSKSVEFMPFLLSLFSFLNGVSWTTYALIRLDAFILVPNSMGTALGLAQLLLYAMYYKSTKRQNAERQAQGELGLAEKMSNDANV, encoded by the exons ATGGTTTTCAATAAAGAGATTGCTCGTTTTGCTGTTG GGAACATTATTTCACTCATCTTATTTCTGTCACCTTT GCCAACATTTGTTCGAatatggaagaagaaatcagTGGAGCAGTTTTCACCAGTTCCATACCTTGCCACATTTGTAAACTGTGGTCTTTGGGTACTCTATGGAATACCACTTGTACATCCACGCAGCATCCTAGTTGTGACCATAAATGGGACAGGACTTGCTATTTTTGTTGTGTACTTGATGCTATTTTTGTTGTACTCTGAAAGGCCAAAAAGGATGAAAATATTCCTTATTATTGTTGGTGAGATAATTTTCTTGGCTTCACTTGCCATACTTGTTCTAACCCTTGTCCAAACGCACAAAAAAAGATCTACTATCGTGGGTAGCATTTGCATGGCGGGCAACATTTTCATGTATGCTTCTCCTCCGGCTATCATG AAATTGGTGATGACAAGCAAAAGCGTGGAGTTCATGCCCTTCTTGCTTTCCCTATTCTCTTTTCTGAATGGTGTTAGTTGGACTACTTATGCCCTCATTCGACTGGATGCCTTCATTCTT GTACCAAATTCTATGGGAACTGCACTTGGACTAGCCCAATTACTACTTTACGCGATGTATTACAAGTCCACTAAGAGACAGAATGCAGAAAGACAGGCCCAAGGAGAGCTGGGCCTAGCTGAGAAGATGAGTAATGATGCAAACGTTTAA
- the LOC132603789 gene encoding protein LEAD-SENSITIVE 1-like isoform X2: MDSLSITKGASQILLSLDIFNYLFGIYVGGSKVVHFTREQSIVSGDPILFSVQLNCSSPSSTNVSSTCTNIPDCGFHQKESGVVLSCLDCFLGDGLVYRFDYGASPSVFLTRLRGGTCTIAQSDPPEAVIHRAMYLLQNGFGNYDVFKNNCEDFALYCKTGLLVLDQGALGRSGQAASVIGAPLAAIASSPLKLFMSSPAGLVVATTGMYCLTRYATDIGVRSDVTKVKVEELTSFHNCKSSKKRINENSCDTREVTLHQTDTPAKKRRRCD, encoded by the exons ATGGACTCTCTTTCAATTACAAAAGGAGCCAGCCAGATACTCTTAAGTCTTGACATATTCAATTACCTCTTTG GAATCTATGTTGGTGGGAGCAAAGTTGTTCATTTTACGCGTGAGCAAAGTATTGTTTCAGGAGACCCAATTCTCTTCTCTGTTCAATTAAATTGCTCGTCACCTTCAAGTACAAATGTGTCTTCAACCTGTACAAATATTCCTGACTGTGGATTTCACCAAAAGGAAAGTGGGGTGGTTCTCTCTTGCTTGGATTGTTTCTTGGGTGATGGGCTAGTGTACCGCTTCGACTATGGAGCCAGCCCTTCAGTTTTTCTTACTAGACTCCGAGGCGGCACATGCACCATCGCACAATCTGATCCTCCTGAGGCAGTGATCCATCGAGCCATGTACTTGCTTCAAAATGGTTTCGGAAATTATGATGTCTTCAAGAATAACTGTGAAGATTTTGCCTTGTATTGTAAAACAGGTCTTCTTGTTCTTGACCAAGGAGCTCTTGGAAGGAGCGGTCAAGCTGCCTCTGTTATAGGTGCTCCTTTGGCAGCTATTGCTTCTTCGCCTCTTAAATTATTCATGTCAAGTCCGGCTGGTTTAGTCGTAGCAACTACTGGAATGTATTGTTTGACCAGGTATGCAACTGACATTGGTGTGAGGAGTGATGTTACTAAGGTGAAAGTGGAGGAACTGACATCGTTCCATAATTGTAAAAGCTCGAAGAAACGCATCAATGAGAACAGTTGTGATACAAGAGAGGTTACTCTCCATCAAACGGATACACCAGCTAAAAAGCGACGAAGATGTGATTGA
- the LOC132603791 gene encoding bidirectional sugar transporter SWEET7-like isoform X1 has translation MVFNKEIARFAVGVIGNIISLILFLSPLPTFVRIWKKKSVEQFSPVPYLATFVNCGLWVLYGIPLVHPRSILVVTINGTGLAIFVVYLMLFLLYSERPKRMKIFLIIVGEIIFLASLAILVLTLVQTHKKRSTIVGSICMAGNIFMYASPPAIMKLVMTSKSVEFMPFLLSLFSFLNGVSWTTYALIRLDAFILVPNSMGTALGLAQLLLYAMYYKSTKRQNAERQAQGELGLAEKMSNDANV, from the exons ATGGTTTTCAATAAAGAGATTGCTCGTTTTGCTGTTGGTGTTATTG GGAACATTATTTCACTCATCTTATTTCTGTCACCTTT GCCAACATTTGTTCGAatatggaagaagaaatcagTGGAGCAGTTTTCACCAGTTCCATACCTTGCCACATTTGTAAACTGTGGTCTTTGGGTACTCTATGGAATACCACTTGTACATCCACGCAGCATCCTAGTTGTGACCATAAATGGGACAGGACTTGCTATTTTTGTTGTGTACTTGATGCTATTTTTGTTGTACTCTGAAAGGCCAAAAAGGATGAAAATATTCCTTATTATTGTTGGTGAGATAATTTTCTTGGCTTCACTTGCCATACTTGTTCTAACCCTTGTCCAAACGCACAAAAAAAGATCTACTATCGTGGGTAGCATTTGCATGGCGGGCAACATTTTCATGTATGCTTCTCCTCCGGCTATCATG AAATTGGTGATGACAAGCAAAAGCGTGGAGTTCATGCCCTTCTTGCTTTCCCTATTCTCTTTTCTGAATGGTGTTAGTTGGACTACTTATGCCCTCATTCGACTGGATGCCTTCATTCTT GTACCAAATTCTATGGGAACTGCACTTGGACTAGCCCAATTACTACTTTACGCGATGTATTACAAGTCCACTAAGAGACAGAATGCAGAAAGACAGGCCCAAGGAGAGCTGGGCCTAGCTGAGAAGATGAGTAATGATGCAAACGTTTAA
- the LOC132603791 gene encoding bidirectional sugar transporter SWEET5-like isoform X3, whose translation MVFNKEIARFAVGVIGNIISLILFLSPLPTFVRIWKKKSVEQFSPVPYLATFVNCGLWVLYGIPLVHPRSILVVTINGTGLAIFVVYLMLFLLYSERPKRMKIFLIIVGEIIFLASLAILVLTLVQTHKKRSTIVGSICMAGNIFMYASPPAIMKLVMTSKSVEFMPFLLSLFSFLNGVSWTTYALIRLDAFILVFVVTKDIQWRIITE comes from the exons ATGGTTTTCAATAAAGAGATTGCTCGTTTTGCTGTTGGTGTTATTG GGAACATTATTTCACTCATCTTATTTCTGTCACCTTT GCCAACATTTGTTCGAatatggaagaagaaatcagTGGAGCAGTTTTCACCAGTTCCATACCTTGCCACATTTGTAAACTGTGGTCTTTGGGTACTCTATGGAATACCACTTGTACATCCACGCAGCATCCTAGTTGTGACCATAAATGGGACAGGACTTGCTATTTTTGTTGTGTACTTGATGCTATTTTTGTTGTACTCTGAAAGGCCAAAAAGGATGAAAATATTCCTTATTATTGTTGGTGAGATAATTTTCTTGGCTTCACTTGCCATACTTGTTCTAACCCTTGTCCAAACGCACAAAAAAAGATCTACTATCGTGGGTAGCATTTGCATGGCGGGCAACATTTTCATGTATGCTTCTCCTCCGGCTATCATG AAATTGGTGATGACAAGCAAAAGCGTGGAGTTCATGCCCTTCTTGCTTTCCCTATTCTCTTTTCTGAATGGTGTTAGTTGGACTACTTATGCCCTCATTCGACTGGATGCCTTCATTCTT GTATTTGTGGTTACAAAGGACATTCAATGGAGGATTATTACAGAATAA
- the LOC132603790 gene encoding uncharacterized protein C119.09c-like, whose protein sequence is MANYYVRAAPTTDLNRNTEWFTYPGVWTIYIFILFFSWLVVLSVFGCSSGMAWTIVNLSHFLVTYHCFHWKKGTPFAEDQGIYNRLTWWEQMDNGNQLTPNRKFLTCVPVVLYLIASHTSDYEHPMLFFNTFAVFILVVAKFPNMHKVRIFGINADQ, encoded by the exons ATGGCGAATTATTATGTGAGGGCTGCTCCTACGACAGATCTGAATCGGAATACTGAATGGTTCACGTATCCTGGAGTTTGGACTATTTACATATTCATTCTCTTTTTCTCATGGCTCGTTGTGCTATCTGTGTTTGGTTGCTCATCTGGCATGGCTTGGACCATCGTTAATCTCTCTCATTTCCTT GTCACGTATCACTGTTTTCACTGGAAGAAAGGAACACCATTTGCTGAAGACCAGGGTATCTACAACAGATTGACATGGTGGGAGCAAATGGATAATGGCAATCAGCTTACTCCCAATAGGAAGTTTCTGACATGTGTTCCTGTGGTGCT GTACTTGATAGCTTCCCATACAAGTGACTATGAGCATCCAATGCTGTTCTTCAACACATTCGCGGTTTTCATACTGGTGGTTGCCAAATTTCCCAACATGCACAAGGTTCGAATTTTTGGGATCAATGCAGATCAATGA
- the LOC132603789 gene encoding protein LEAD-SENSITIVE 1-like isoform X1, whose product MGVLTHRVERCELAAGDHIYTWRTIFAYSHHGIYVGGSKVVHFTREQSIVSGDPILFSVQLNCSSPSSTNVSSTCTNIPDCGFHQKESGVVLSCLDCFLGDGLVYRFDYGASPSVFLTRLRGGTCTIAQSDPPEAVIHRAMYLLQNGFGNYDVFKNNCEDFALYCKTGLLVLDQGALGRSGQAASVIGAPLAAIASSPLKLFMSSPAGLVVATTGMYCLTRYATDIGVRSDVTKVKVEELTSFHNCKSSKKRINENSCDTREVTLHQTDTPAKKRRRCD is encoded by the exons ATGGGTGTACTCACTCACAGAGTAGAAAGGTGTGAGTTAGCAGCAGGTGACCATATCTACACCTGGAGAACTATCTTCGCTTACTCTCATCACG GAATCTATGTTGGTGGGAGCAAAGTTGTTCATTTTACGCGTGAGCAAAGTATTGTTTCAGGAGACCCAATTCTCTTCTCTGTTCAATTAAATTGCTCGTCACCTTCAAGTACAAATGTGTCTTCAACCTGTACAAATATTCCTGACTGTGGATTTCACCAAAAGGAAAGTGGGGTGGTTCTCTCTTGCTTGGATTGTTTCTTGGGTGATGGGCTAGTGTACCGCTTCGACTATGGAGCCAGCCCTTCAGTTTTTCTTACTAGACTCCGAGGCGGCACATGCACCATCGCACAATCTGATCCTCCTGAGGCAGTGATCCATCGAGCCATGTACTTGCTTCAAAATGGTTTCGGAAATTATGATGTCTTCAAGAATAACTGTGAAGATTTTGCCTTGTATTGTAAAACAGGTCTTCTTGTTCTTGACCAAGGAGCTCTTGGAAGGAGCGGTCAAGCTGCCTCTGTTATAGGTGCTCCTTTGGCAGCTATTGCTTCTTCGCCTCTTAAATTATTCATGTCAAGTCCGGCTGGTTTAGTCGTAGCAACTACTGGAATGTATTGTTTGACCAGGTATGCAACTGACATTGGTGTGAGGAGTGATGTTACTAAGGTGAAAGTGGAGGAACTGACATCGTTCCATAATTGTAAAAGCTCGAAGAAACGCATCAATGAGAACAGTTGTGATACAAGAGAGGTTACTCTCCATCAAACGGATACACCAGCTAAAAAGCGACGAAGATGTGATTGA